ATTTATCCCCTGCCGGGTTCGTTCGCAAATAAGTGCAATTTCAGGTCACAAACAAAATCCCGCAATAATCCCCACTTTATTTTTGCATGTTCTTTCAACGTACGGACTGCATGCGCTTTGTGTTTACAGAGCTTTTGATCAGACTGTCAGGGGAGCGATTAACAGAAAATGTTTTTCCCCATTAACAAAAGTTTCGTGGAAGAGAAAGATAGGACCAATCAAAAAACTATATCAAATTTATAGAGCGCAATTTTTGAACCAAAAAGGAAGGTGGTTTTTTCATAAAGTTCGGTACTGATATCATCAATCACTGGGAATGGATATATGAATATCCTAGAACAAGCTAACTACGTATCTCGGCGAGTCTTAGGTCTTATTGACAATTGACAATGTCAAAGAATTTGAGGGCTATAAATCTCGGTCGACACCTATACGAGCCTCGCGTAAAATGCTGATTGCGATACTATGTCCCCCTTCGTTCGAATTTGCGTAGTGGGCCCGCAGCAATTTATCACTTAGACATAGGACTAACCGGGCTGTCGGGCTACTCTGCGAATGAGCGATCAACGCCTAACGCCTTACCGAGACATACCAATACTCCATTAGCCCTAGTCTGATCTAAAATCAACATACTTATGAATATTCCTAATTAATCAATGTTCGGAAGAATTTGATTATTCTTATCCTCGCATTGacttccatttatttattgaaaaacaaatacttttattctGTCTTCCTGatacataaacaaatgaataaaccCTTATGACCACTTTACGGCAACTTAAACATAATGTAAGAACATCTAAATCAGTATGATAGCTGAAGTTTTACAGTAAACTTGTAACGAAATAAGccgaataaaaacataaagaatAACATGCAAAATATATCGGAGaatgtttataaacaacttACTCTTTGTCTGTCGGAGGATATGACGGGATCCTTAAGCCTAATATATCCATATATCAGACTCGTCACGTACAGACAGTTCGATATTAAGAATATGCCATAGTATCCGATCTGTTGCAACAGAATACCACTTAAGGACATGCCGATAGGGATTCCAAGAGACATACACAGATTGGCCACACCTACTCTGAATGTCCTCATTTCTTTGGTCGTTACGTCACCAATGTAGCTAAATACACCGACGCACACTGTTATCCACCCCCCGGTTAGCGACGGGAAAAGATCCGAGAGGGCCGTGATCTCCAAAGGTAATTCGTAAAAGAAATATGTGTTCAGGATGAAGCTCGTGCAGCACAACACTTCGCCCACTATAGGCAGGAGGATACATGCTTTTCGTTTCCCTGTTTTGTCGCTCCACGAGCCGACAAACAACACTAAGATACACGGAAATGCTGTTTGGACGATGTTTTTCCACGCTTGCACAGACGCGGTCAACTTCTGAACTTCAGATTCTTGTAACGTATAGTTCTCTGTTTGCCGCCTATTTAACGCGGAACACACTTCATCATCGTACCCTAAGTTAACTCTACACGCTTTCTCCAAATTCAAGTTTTGCACTGCAAGTCCTGAGAACACATTAGACATTATGTAACAAGCTATGATAGGTTCCACAGTGATGTTGGATCGGATCTGCATAAGCTTCTCCCGCACGCCCGGTCTCTTAGCTTTGGGTTCATCTTTCAGCGGAGTCTCGACTGCGGTCGCCGGCTTGTCAGCCGTCGCGCTTATCCCATTCATGATGTCCAATTTGTTATTCTATTTGAAAGTTCAATCAATCATCGTTAGATATGCTTTGACTTGTGCTATCGAGGTTCCCACGAGGTGTGCTGTTGGCGCGAGTAGCACTACGTTCATTGTTAACATATATGACACATCACTCCATAACAATCACTCGCTATTCACTGGTTCTGGTCCACAGCAATCCGCTCGCAATGCGATAGTGTCGGGCCGCCGAGCAGACTGAAGGATCCTCTTGTCTTAAGAGTTGATTGGACGGATACGCGTTCGAGTGGTGTCATTAGAGGCAATTGGCCGGGCGTAGTGTCGGCACACGGCGGCAGAGTGGCCCGTAGCCCGCAGGACTGCCTGGATCGTCGTCACAACCTTGCAATAAGTAGGC
The window above is part of the Trichoplusia ni isolate ovarian cell line Hi5 unplaced genomic scaffold, tn1 tig00000615, whole genome shotgun sequence genome. Proteins encoded here:
- the LOC113507115 gene encoding proton-coupled folate transporter-like, giving the protein MNGISATADKPATAVETPLKDEPKAKRPGVREKLMQIRSNITVEPIIACYIMSNVFSGLAVQNLNLEKACRVNLGYDDEVCSALNRRQTENYTLQESEVQKLTASVQAWKNIVQTAFPCILVLFVGSWSDKTGKRKACILLPIVGEVLCCTSFILNTYFFYELPLEITALSDLFPSLTGGWITVCVGVFSYIGDVTTKEMRTFRVGVANLCMSLGIPIGMSLSGILLQQIGYYGIFLISNCLYVTSLIYGYIRLKDPVISSDRQRVSCL